The Planctomycetota bacterium region GCACCGACCCTGATCGCCTGACGCGTCGCGGCACCGCTGAGGTGCTCTCCGACCTGCTCAACGAGCAGCGCGTCAATTTTCTCAAGGTGGAGGCAGGCCCTGGCAACGGCAACACCTATCGCTTCGCCGGTCTGCTGCCCGCCCGCGAGGCAGCGATGGAGCTCGACGCCCAGCTTCGCGCCGATGCAGACGAGATCGCGCAACGGCTGAGCGAGGCCGGGATCACGCTCGACGATGGCCAGGCGATTCGGCCAGGTCAGATCGGGCTCGACACTGTTCTCGGCCTCGACGACATCATCGGAAGAGACCTCAGCGCGGGTCGACTTCAACTCCGATTCAAAGTGCGCGGCGTCAACACCTACGGCGGCACCGACGGCGACCTCGTCCTCAGCATCAATGAGAACATCCGCCCCGTCCGCTATGTCGTCGATCGCGTTCAGATCTATGACGTTCCCGCCACGTTCATCGACGAGAACGGCATCATCGACCTTGGAATCGAGAACTTCGGCACCGTGCGTCAAGGCGTTCGACAGGCCGTTCCGATTCAGTTCGAGGCAGACGTATGGCTGAGCTTGTTCTTCACCCGGGACAACTTCGCCGGGAACATGCTTCGCCAGGCCATCGTGCTGTGGGTCAGACTTGCCTTCCTCGGCATGCTCGCGACGTGTGCGGCGTCGATGCTCACCTTCTCGGTTGCGACCGTCTTTTCGCTTGCTTCATGGGTGCTGTTGGCAGGCGGTGAATGGCTCCAGACCACCCTCGGCAGCGGCCTGAACAACACTGGCGCAGGCGTTACCGAGAGCCTCGTCGAAGACACGCTTCTGCGAGCGGTGTTCACGCTGTCGAACTTCCTGAGCACCTTCAGCCAAGTGAACGGCATGAGCCGGATCAGCAACGGTTTGTACGTGCCGTGGGAGATGGTGCTTCAGCACACACTTTGGGTCGGCCTCGTCTGGACTTCGGCGGTCTTTCTGTTCGGATGGCTCCTGTTCTCCCGACGCGAAATCGCCCGCGTGCAGGTCTAGCCCGCTCGTCACATGCGAAACTGAGGCGGGCTTTCCTCGTATAAATGAACGATGCGGAACCTTCTTGTCACCCTCGGAGGCGTCGGCGTGTTCGCCACGTGTGTCGCGTCGGCCGGTCTGCTCACCGCGCCGATCAACCAGGAGCGTCGCGACAAGAACATCGGCCTGAGCGACCGCCTGTTCGACCTGCCGCCGGAGCTCGCCACGCTCCAGATGGCGCTGGGCGTCTTCCGCGGCGTCGGCATCAACATCGCATGGCAACGCGCCCAGGACCTCAAGAACGACGGCAACTACTCCGAGGCTGTCCAGCTGGGCGAATGGATCACCAAGCTCCAGCCCAAGTTCAGCCAGGTCTGGGAGTTCGTCTCTTGGGATCAGGCGTACAACATCTCCGTCGGCACACACACGCCGGAGGAGCGCTGGTATTGGGTCCGCAGCGGCATCGACCTCCTCCAGCGCGACGGCGGCGGGCTCGACAACAACCCGAATGCCATTCGGCTGTATCAGCAGCTGGCTTGGATTTACCACCACAAGGTGGGCATGTTCCAGGACCAGTTCAACTGGTACTACAAGCAACAGATCGCCGACGAGTGGAACGCCGTCCTCGGCGAACCGCCGCGCGATCTCGACAAGTACCTCGCGTGGCTCCGCAACATAGCTGAAGCGCCGACGCGCGAAGAGCGCCTCTCTGACGGTGCTCGCTCCCTGCTCGACCACATGCGAGAAGCCGGCTACGAGACTCCGGCCGAGATGCTGCGTGCCTTCACGGTGCCGTCGCAGGTCGTCCGCAAAGAAGACGGCCAGAGCTTCTCCGATCTGATGCTCGCCGGTGAAAGCGAAGATGAACTCTCGCCCGACATGTTCGAGCTTGTCCCGGCCGAGCAATATCCAGATTGGGCGACGGAAGAAGACATCGCTGCGACGGTGGCATTCCTGCGGCTTCAGGGAATCACCTCGGACCGCATCAATCTCGATCCCGAGGCGATGCTTCGCGATGCCGAGATGTTCGGAGCGATCGACTGGCGCCACCCTGCCGCAAGTGCCATCTACTTCTCGATGCGTGGCCTTGAGCGACTCGACACGGACGAGAACCGCAACCCCGAGGGTCGGGCCAACGTCCGTCGGCAAGTGCTCAACAGTCTTGATCAGCTCGCCCAGCAGGGACGCGTCGTGGTCGATCCGATCGAGGGCTACGTCAACTACACGCCCGACTGGCCGTTCTGGATCGCGTTCATGGACTTCTACGAGTCGCTCATGGACGAGGCCGACCTCGGCCCGGACGACGAGACGCGTCTGCAACGCATCGAGCGCCTCTACGGGAGCGGCTTCCGGAATCGCGTCGACTCCGCCATCGCCTCGGCCGAGATCTACGGAGACCGCGACGAAGCGTTTGCACTCATGCAGAAGATGCGCGACCAGTACCAAGGAACTCCGGTCGGCAACCGATACGAGATGACCCTCGACGAGTTTCTCGACGCGCACTTCGCCGAGACGCTCGAAAACCCCGACACCGCTCGTGCGACGATGGCCGGTTTGCTCGTGCAAGCGGTCGCGACGCAGTTTCTGCTTCGTGACGCAGAGCGGCACAACGCCCTCGTGGAGCGAGCGGGCGATCTCCACGCTCAGTGGCGCGAGATCAATCCTGATCCGACAGACCCCCTCTACCAGGAAGTTCCCGATCTCCCGGCGCTGTACCTGGAAGCGGTCGGCAACTTCCTCACCGGCAAGAGTGGTCAGGTCGTCACGAGTCAGGTACCCGTCCCGGTGCGTGCGGGAGTCTGGTCGGCCTTGCCCCTGGACGCTCAGAAAGACCTTCTGCGATCTTCATTCGGCCCCGAGATGTACCGTCAGGTCGCAGCCGCCGGCTTCGACCCGCGGGCGGTCTTCACGCCACCACCCGGATTCGAAGGCGTCGACGACACTGTGCTCGAAAAGGATGTCGTCCGTGACCTGGATGCTGAAGACGGCGTCGATCGCACGCAGCAGGAACGGAAGTAGTGAGTCGTTAGCATCCCGCGGATGCCTCTCGGACCGAAAGACGCCCGTCAAGCGAACGGCTTGATGGGCGTTTTTCTCATCGCAGCAATGGCACTCGCCGTCACCGCCGCCATGCCGGCGACGGTCGGTTCTCGCGTCGGTTTCGTCGCAGCCAACGTGCTGATGGCAGCAACGGCCCTCTTCGCGTGGCGATCAGGCAACGTGTCGCTGCGGTCGGTGGTGATTGTCGCGTTCGTCGCCCGCGCGATGTTCCTGGTCCTTCCGCCGACGCTGAGCGACGACGCCTGGCGCTACCTCTGGGACGGCCTCGTCACGGCCAACGGAATCAACCCGTACCTGCTCACGCCGGACGATCCTCGGCTGCTGGGGCTTGGCCAGCTGATTCCGTTGGAACGGATCAACAGCCCCGGCTACTTCAGCGTCTACCCGCCGGTCTCGCAGACCGTGTTCGCATTGACCGGCCTTGCGACACGTTTGATCGAATCGCCCTGGGCGGGCTACGCGGTGCTCAAACTCCTCGCCGCTGGTGCGGAAACGGCGACGCTGCTGATGCTCGTCCGACTCGTTCGCGATGGTCGAGCCCTCGTGCACTACGCGTGGAACCCACTCGTCATCATCGAGACCTGGGGTCAAGCCCACAGCGAGGTCTTCATGCTGCCGTTGCTCGCCGGCACGTTGCTGGCGGTGCGGGCGGATCGATATCGGCTCGCGGGCGTGCTCCTCGCGTCTGCCGTGTGGGTGAAGCTGTATCCGTTGCTTCTGCTGCCGCTGCTTTGGCGACGAGGCGGGTGGCGATCGGTCTGGCCGTCGCTGGCGACGCTGATCGTTCTCGCGTTGCCCTTCGCGCATCGCAACGTGCCGGCGAACGTGGGCGAGTCGCTGTCGCTGTACACGCAGCACTTCGAGTTCTTCGCAGGGCCGTACTTCGCGATCAAGCCGCTGTTTGTCACGCCCCTCGACGACGGCGGCGACTCGGCGGCGGCGTTGCTGCGGTGGGTGCTCGTTGCGGGCGTGTTGATCGTCTACGCCATCGACTGGTGGCGCCGGCTCGCGCTCGACGCCTCAATGCTCGCCATCCTCGGCCTCTACATCCTGACCGCGACCACGGTTCACCCGTGGTACTTGCTGGGCCTCTTCGCCCTGCCGGCGATGTCGCGACGACCGCGATGGCACTGGCTCTTCCTTGGCCTCGTGTCATCCGTGACGTACCTCCGCTACGTCGGCCTGGAGGACGTTTACGTCGCGGCCACCTGGATCGGCTGGGGCGGATGGCTGGCGTTGCTTCCGTTGGCGTGGTTGCCCGTGGTGATTCAGCAGCGCGGGCGCTCCAAAGCGCGTCGCGTCCTCGCTGCCCTGGGCGACGAAGCGGAGCGACCGACCGTCCTCGACCTCGGCTGTGGCGAGGGCGAAGTCGGGCTCGCTCTTCGCGACACCGAGTGCCGCGTGACCTTCGCTGACCTGGCCGACTTCGCGTCCGATGCTGCACGACCCTTCGTTCGCTACGACGGCCTTCGATTGCCCTTCGAGGACAAAGCCTTCGACGCGGTCGTGCTCTACTTCGTGCTCCACCATGCAGACGATGCCGAAGCCGTGCTGCGCGAGGCGTTGCGTGTCGGCCGGCGTGTCGTCGTGGTCGAGAGCGTCTACCGCACGCCCGGCGAGCTCCGCTTGCTGACATTCCTTGACAAGCTCGCCAATCGCCTCCGTGGCGGCAGTCAGATGGCCGATCAGGAAGAGCACCTCCACTTCCGCACGGCCGACGCGTGGCGTGAGTTGGCGAAAGGCTTGGGAGCGACTGTCGACTTCGTGCGGGAACACGGAAGTCTGCCGCATCGGCAGGCGACATTCCGTCTTCGGGAGCAGCAGCAGCCTTGCAACACGACCGACCGCGGAGGATGATTGAACTCATGCTGAGGGCCGCCACGACTTCAGGGGGCGGAAGCAGAAGCTCGGGGGCGAACACGCTGAATCCGTTGACGTGGCTGAGCCGCTACGCCCACTGGCTCCACCTCCAATGGCCCGGCGGAACGGTCGAAAAGCTGCCGATCGCCGGCCCTGACGGATCGACCAACGTGCCGGGCCTGTCGATCGTCGGCGACCTGACCGGCGTGCCGCTCCTGAAGCTGTCCGCCAACGCCGGCTACGACGCGGCATGCCGCGTCGCTGGCGAGCTCGAAGGGGAGACGTCGGAAGACGGCGTGCTCGACGTCGCCATCATCGGCGGCGGGACGGCAGGGTTCTCCGCAGCCGTTGCCGCTCGCGAAAAGGGACTGCGTTACTGCGTCTTCGAAGGAAGCAGCCCGTTCAACACGATCAAGGGCTTCCCCAAGGGCAAGCCGATCTTCACCTACCCGACCGAGACGCGCGTCAAGGCGTTCGACCTGCACGAGAAGAGCAACATCAAGGAAGGTCTCGTCGAAGACCTCGAAGAGCAAACAGTCGACACCGGCCTGAAGTGGGTGACGGCCCGCGTCGAGCAGGTCAATCGCAAAGGCGGACTCTTTCACGTCAAACTCGCCAAGCCGGCACAAACGCCCGACGGCGTCCACCTCAACGGCACCGGCTTCGTCACCGATGGCGAGGTCGTCAAAGCCAAACGCGTCATCGTCGGCATCGGCAGATCTGGCAACTATCGAAAGCTCGGCGTTCCGGGCGAAGGCAAATCCGACAAAGTCAGCTATCGCCTGCACGATCCGAAGGACTATTGCGGCAAGAAGACCCTCATCGTCGGCGGCGGTGACTCCGCGATGGAAGCCGCCATCGCACTCACCAAGTGCGGCGGCGACGTCACGCTCAGCTACCGCAAGCCCGAGTTCAGCCGAGCCAAGCCCGAGAACCAGGAGACCCTGCTGCGCCTGGCAAAGAACCCCGCGGCCGAGGCGACGGTCGAGCCGAGCGATCACCGCACCGTCAGCGCGCACGGCGACTTCAACAAGGACGACGCGAATCCCGATGCGGCGAAGGGCACGCTGTCCCTGATGCTGCCCAGCAACGTCAAGGAGATCAGAGACGACACCGTCGTGCTTGATCAAGACGGCGAAACGAAAGAGATCGAGAACGATCAGGTCTTCCTGATGCTCGGCCGCGAGGCCCCGCTCGACTTCTTTCGCCGCAGCGGCGTGAAGATTCGCGGCGAGCGGTCGTTCACGTGGTGGTGGACGCTGATCGCCTTTTTGTTCTTCTGCATTTGGATGTACCACTGGAAGGGCGCCGGCAACCCCGGCAAGCCACTCCTCGGCATCGACGGCTTGTACATGCCGTCGTGGCTCCAGCTCGAACCAGCCGACGGTGTTGCTTGGTTGCGATCCGTTCTGAGCGGCTACTTCAGCGACGTCACCACCTTCGGCGGCACCGTGCTCGAGAGCATGAAGGGCCGGAGCTTCTACTACAGCTTCGCCTACTGCGCGTGCGTCGTCATCTTTGGCATCGACCGCATGCGCCGGCGGCGCACGCCGTACATCAAGGTGCAGACGATCACGCTGATGCTCTTCCAGTGCATTCCGCTCTTCTTCCTGCCGGAGATTCTGCTTCCGTACATGGGCCGCAATGGCTGGTTCGCGGAGGGTGCCGCGTTGCACTGGATTGGCGAGACGCTCTTTCCGGGCGAGAGCTACTGGCGTGCCTACGGCCTGATCCTCGCGTGGCCGCTAATGGCGTGGAATTGGTTCACGCACGAGCCGATCTTGGGCTGGGTCGTCCTGGGCTTTTTCCAGACGTTCGTGCTGATCCCTGGGATGATCTACTTCTGGGGCAAGGGCGCGTACTGCGGCTGGATCTGCTCGTGCGGCGCGTTGGCCGAAACGCTGGGCGACCGGCACCGCGAGAAGATGCCGCACGGCAAAGGATGGAACAAGGTCAACTTCGTCGGCCAGGTCCTGCTGGCGTTCGGGCTGGTCCTGCAGGGTCTCTTCATCCTTCGTTGGACGGGTGTTGAATGGGCTGCCGAGTGGAGCGACTACCTCGCGGGCGGCATTCCGCTGTTGAGCTGGGCCTACTTCGTGGATCTGCTGTGGGCCGGCATCGCGGGCGTGGCGCTCTACTTCTGGTTCAGCGGGCGCGTCTGGTGCCGGTTCGCCTGTCCGCTGGCGGCGCTGATGCACATCTACCACCGCTTCAGCCGGTATGCGATCATCCCCGAGAAGAAGAAGTGCATCTCGTGCAACGTCTGCACCAGCGTCTGCCACCAAGGCATCGACATCATGAGCTTCGCCAACAAGGGCCGGCCGATGGTCGATCCGGAGTGCGTGCGCTGCTCGGCCTGCCTGCAGATGTGCCCGACCGGCGTCCTAGAGTTCGGCCAGATCGATCGCGAGGGCAAGCCGACCAAGCGTGACCCGAGCTGGCTCGCCGCGTCGCCGGTCCGCATTCGCGAAAACAGCCTCGGCGGTGGTGTCGACAATGCCGAGGCGTCGCAACGCGCACCGGCACCCGTGCGGGCCAAGCTCACCATCAACGGGAAACGCGCACGA contains the following coding sequences:
- a CDS encoding class I SAM-dependent methyltransferase, which translates into the protein MPLGPKDARQANGLMGVFLIAAMALAVTAAMPATVGSRVGFVAANVLMAATALFAWRSGNVSLRSVVIVAFVARAMFLVLPPTLSDDAWRYLWDGLVTANGINPYLLTPDDPRLLGLGQLIPLERINSPGYFSVYPPVSQTVFALTGLATRLIESPWAGYAVLKLLAAGAETATLLMLVRLVRDGRALVHYAWNPLVIIETWGQAHSEVFMLPLLAGTLLAVRADRYRLAGVLLASAVWVKLYPLLLLPLLWRRGGWRSVWPSLATLIVLALPFAHRNVPANVGESLSLYTQHFEFFAGPYFAIKPLFVTPLDDGGDSAAALLRWVLVAGVLIVYAIDWWRRLALDASMLAILGLYILTATTVHPWYLLGLFALPAMSRRPRWHWLFLGLVSSVTYLRYVGLEDVYVAATWIGWGGWLALLPLAWLPVVIQQRGRSKARRVLAALGDEAERPTVLDLGCGEGEVGLALRDTECRVTFADLADFASDAARPFVRYDGLRLPFEDKAFDAVVLYFVLHHADDAEAVLREALRVGRRVVVVESVYRTPGELRLLTFLDKLANRLRGGSQMADQEEHLHFRTADAWRELAKGLGATVDFVREHGSLPHRQATFRLREQQQPCNTTDRGG
- a CDS encoding NAD(P)-binding domain-containing protein → MTWLSRYAHWLHLQWPGGTVEKLPIAGPDGSTNVPGLSIVGDLTGVPLLKLSANAGYDAACRVAGELEGETSEDGVLDVAIIGGGTAGFSAAVAAREKGLRYCVFEGSSPFNTIKGFPKGKPIFTYPTETRVKAFDLHEKSNIKEGLVEDLEEQTVDTGLKWVTARVEQVNRKGGLFHVKLAKPAQTPDGVHLNGTGFVTDGEVVKAKRVIVGIGRSGNYRKLGVPGEGKSDKVSYRLHDPKDYCGKKTLIVGGGDSAMEAAIALTKCGGDVTLSYRKPEFSRAKPENQETLLRLAKNPAAEATVEPSDHRTVSAHGDFNKDDANPDAAKGTLSLMLPSNVKEIRDDTVVLDQDGETKEIENDQVFLMLGREAPLDFFRRSGVKIRGERSFTWWWTLIAFLFFCIWMYHWKGAGNPGKPLLGIDGLYMPSWLQLEPADGVAWLRSVLSGYFSDVTTFGGTVLESMKGRSFYYSFAYCACVVIFGIDRMRRRRTPYIKVQTITLMLFQCIPLFFLPEILLPYMGRNGWFAEGAALHWIGETLFPGESYWRAYGLILAWPLMAWNWFTHEPILGWVVLGFFQTFVLIPGMIYFWGKGAYCGWICSCGALAETLGDRHREKMPHGKGWNKVNFVGQVLLAFGLVLQGLFILRWTGVEWAAEWSDYLAGGIPLLSWAYFVDLLWAGIAGVALYFWFSGRVWCRFACPLAALMHIYHRFSRYAIIPEKKKCISCNVCTSVCHQGIDIMSFANKGRPMVDPECVRCSACLQMCPTGVLEFGQIDREGKPTKRDPSWLAASPVRIRENSLGGGVDNAEASQRAPAPVRAKLTINGKRARKTTDPSILSTLVGRCFPSS